The Anas acuta chromosome 1, bAnaAcu1.1, whole genome shotgun sequence genome segment CTTTAAGCTAGGAGAAGGTAGTTAAAACAAGGTGGAATGAAAGAATGGCCTTTTTAGTAAAAGGATATAACAggagaagtaaaacaaacaaacaaacaaaaacacacacacacaaaaaacaccttaCGCATTATGCAGTAGTGGCAATGCCAATCCATTAAGTGCACTGCAgcctttttgcatttttgctaATGTTTCACCTGCCATAACTTATTATAAGGTATCTTTGTATGAAATACTGCAAAAGAGCTACAACAGACTAGATTCCAGTTggtgtttatttctttgaatttaCAGATGTCTAACCAAAATCTGATAGAACATGTGAACTGACTAACAGCTTGTCTCTTCTGGAGTCCACTCCAGAGCAAGGATTAACATCAGTGAATATCGCTAGCTTAATTCTATAAATGACACAAgatgggggaaaataaataaatagccaaAAAACTCTTTCAGTGAGACCTCATTTGTGGAATAGAAGACAAATAGAGGAATTGCACAAGAATTAGTTTTTCCCCCCTCTGGCTCAAAGGGACACTGCAGTCAGAGTAACAAGTTCATCTCTTCTACATTACTTGTATCCATGCcatttgttttgtcattttctgctATACTTAACCACATTCAACAGGCAGTTTTCTTAAAAGTTGCTCACATAACAGGTATCATGACCTGAAAAACAACATTGAGGAATGTTCTGTGTTCTGATGTTAGACAAAAGTACTTAATACTAAGATGTTGCTTTtaatgagggggggggggggggggggaaaaaaagctcctTTAGCTATATGGTCATGCATGTCAAGTTtatgttaataaaaacaaagcacaggaagaaaatagaagCTAGTAGTGAAGATATGTATCACCTGCATCCTTCTGAAATTGGAAGGCTGAGCACTGAATACTACAAGCTACTGGACTTGAATCAAGAGCAGTTATTCTAATACAATAACCCaagaatatttctatttatttctaaaacaaagaaacaagaaagataCTTCAATCACTATTACCTACGGGGAACTGAGGATGCAATCTAGCACTTGACACCTGACGCAGCATTAAATGCAAATCCTCAGTCCTGCTGAATACTGTTTAAATACAGTTAAAACAGACAGGCTTTCTTCTGTCTCATCTGTACTGaagcaacaataaaacaaacgTGAACCTCAAATTTTGCTAACGTACTTTGGTGGCATTAATTCAAGAACAGATAATCAAAGATACCCTACTGCAATAGGAACTTGTTGCCACTGATGATTTGAAAATACAGCAACATCCATAGCTGTTTCCTAGAGCCCCGTATGGACACTGTTCTCAGCAGGTGGCAGTACTTTGATCCAGGCACATCGAGGggacaaaggagaagaacaGTACACGAAGAACTGTAAAGCTACTAATTGCTAGGGATTCAACAATGGGAAATCTTGGTGCAAATGCTGCTACAAACAGCTAGAGACATGCATCAACTTATACCTACCAACATGGTAAATGCCCCTCTGTCTTAATGGTTTACCCCAAGTGCCCATCCAAAGAAGACAGTTGATAGTGATCCTAGCCTTTCATACTCATTTTCAGTTAACTACATAAACTCTCATGATCTAATAATTCACAAAACACACAAGCTCGTACTCTTCACAGAGATGACACCATTGCCTACCTAGATGAAAATCCTTTGCTTGCTTAGATACTTTGTCTGATACGACTAACTAGTCACTTTTAATGAAAGACTTATATTCTAGGTAACTATGGCTTTTTGATCCACAAATTTTGCATTGAAATTGATACAAATTTCCCTAAGACATTTTGCATGGCATCAGTTCATTACATCTATTTTAATTACTTCTACACATAACCACAGCACACAATGAGAAAGACATTCTGAAGCTATATTACCATCAATTTACAACTAGAAAGAGGATTGGGTTTGCTCACAAGCACTCCTGCAGTATTAATTGGTCCGTAAAACAGACAAATGTAACTGCTTACCTTGCCTAGATATCACTTGCACACTGAGCTGTACCGTTCCATCTGTTTTTACTCCTTGATCAAAAAGGCTTCGATCTGGGTCcagcttgaaaaaaaagcaaacagacgTATTAGTCTTAATGTTGTAACAAACTCTTATTCAGTTATACCTTGGGCAGTTATACTGTCTAATATATGGTGATGCTTGTAGAAATATGTGGgcagggatttttttcaaatattgtgCTATCTATGCACCTGACTACCATAACAATCTTCCTACTTCATTCAGATTCAAAGCTAGATTAGACTCTTGGATGTTCAGACAGCAACAAACGATGTGGGATACCTCAAGTCTTTGCTTATACAGTCATTGTCATTGCCCTCACTCATCtttcacttgtgtttttttcccttttaggtAAGGGGGTGTCATCCCCCCCTTATAAAACATGATCCCCCTAAGCTTTTTAATGTTATTCATACTGAATTTGCACATACATCTTAAATGGTTTGATGATAAGGAAGCCgacataaaattaattttgtacttGCAATATGGAGTTCAAGTGTGAATTCGATGAACAATGAAAGACAGGGACAAAGTAAAAAGCTTCTCTTGCAAGAGTTTAAATCTGCCATAACCTTTCAATTTACCTGGATATCTTGCAGGCAAATTTCATGTGCATCCAAGGAACATTGCAACCTGGGTTCCAGCAACTTCTTAAGATTTCCAATTGGTTCATTGATATCAATAGCTTGACTCACAAATTCTGCTGTGGTGTAGGTTTGCTCAACGATGCTTAAgtaccaaaagaaaacaataaatcaTTATCTGTATGTTAATAAAGCTTGCACAATACAGAGAGTATAGGTAGAGCATAAATTGTAAAATCAACGTGACCAAATTTGACAACTGTAactcttctcccctttttttttaataaaaaaaaaatcatgtcacAGTTCCAAAGCTAGgctaaattattttcagaatggTGTTTCCAAGACATGAAGTTATGATtaatatatattgttatatatatattatatatataacctGCATGCAGTTAAAATAATTCTAGTACCTTGTGTAGACTGTATTTAAAAGATCCATGTAATACATAAACTTAACAGGcagggaacaaagaaggaagaaagcattCCTTCTCATAAAGAATAACCATCCACATCTTTGAACTAGTCAGCATAAGGATAAGCTTAACACCTACAAGAGATGCCAGAAAGAACTACAGCAACATATAACCTTGAAGGAAACATTATCTAGGTATCATGGCTATCTTGCATTAAATTGATGACACTATTGGCATAGGCATTCCAAAATATCAATTTACAGTGAGGAAATCAGAAAGTATGTGGACACAGTCAGGTCATgtgtaataaaaatacacaaggAGCtcagaataaggaaaaaataatgaatggtTTTGAAACAGTTCTCCAAAAAAGGTTCTTACAGAGCAGGTCATCTACCAGCCTCAGTTATTTCTTCCAAATGCATTAACTGcatctctgtattttcaaaaacacttgTGAAAATTAAGAGGGAAGctcttggaagaaaaaactAGGCTGAGGTAACTACAGCAAAAGTGACTTTGGTATCTACAGTTTACAGGGCCCCGTTAACAATACAGTCACAATATACAGAAtataatttctgcttctttaaaaaagggACACTGAATAACAATAAAGCAATGGACTGGAGAAACTGACAATTTTTTAGTACATGTAAACACACTCCTACAGACATTAAAGTagtggaaagaaagagaactaCTAAGAACCTAGGAAGAGataaataaaatggtttgggaTTTAGGCAACTAAGATTATGATAGAGTgtgggatgagaggctggaaggcagccctgcagaaagggatccGGGGGTTCTGGTTGCTGGCACATTGAATAGCAGTCAGCAGCGTGCCCTAGCAGCCAGGAGGGTCAACCATACTCttgggtgcatcaagcacggcatcgcaTGGCTAGCCAGTTGAGGGAAGGAAttgttctgctctgctctgtgcagttTTGGGACCCACAGTACAGAAAGGACATAAAACCAccagagagtgtccaaaggagggctatggagatggtgaagggtctagaaggCAAGAtgtgtgaggagcggctgaggtcccttggcttgttcagccccgagcagagcaggctgaggggaggcctcatggcagcctgcagcttcctcacgagaggagcagaggagcaggcgctgagctctgctctctggggacagcgacaggacctgagggaacggcatggagctgggacaggggagggtcaggctgggggtaagggtctgcacccagaggtggtcaggcactgggacaggctccctagggcagtggtcacagcaccgagcctgcaGGAGTTCAAGAAGCACTTGCACAaggctctcagacacatggtctcCACAcaagaccacccaaaaatcagacagGAGTTGGAGTCCATGATTCTTTGTgagtctcttccaactcagaaCACTGTACGATTCTATGGCAGCACTATACTGGTTTCCAATAGTGGGCTACAGTTCCACTTCAAGAAACCACCACTTAATTGCATTAGAAAAACTGAAGAGAGTACAAGCAAAATGACAAGCTTTGTATCCAGcaagaaagctgaaaatctATGGAAGTGATCAAGTGCAGGAATGTGGAGACAACAGTGATCCAGTTACTTCAGCCAGTTTCAAGTTACTTTAGCTGAGCTAGAAACACTTGCACTTATTTCATAATCATGGCCATCTCTGAAGCATTACACGATACCTAATAATAAATCTGAGTAACTGAACTTAGCATGTGCAACCACAAACCTGAAATCAGTAGAAcacaccaaataaataaatcatagcCTAATGATCCCCCCAAAGTGAAGACAGTACCTACCTTTCTTCAGTGCATTCCTGTTTCTCAGTTCCATCAATTTCTATTTCTATCAACTCTTCTGCATCTCTCTTAGTCATGGCTAAAACGTCTTGAAAACAGAGctatgaacagaaaataattttttttcgTAAGTCACAGACCAACAAAACTAGACAATGTTTTGTATACTATCCAAAATTTTTGAACCAAATACCTAGGCAGCTTTTTAAAGCTAagaattcactgaaaaaaaaaaaagaaaaacaaaacctaataCAGATTTCACAAAGTAGATGACAATACCTGTTTCTCCTACGGACGTTCCATGGGACGAATTCAGGACTCTGAACAGACATAAACACTGAGTGCAAAGCTTTGTTTCCTTGGAAGCATCCCTACTTACTGAATGCTTCTGGAATAAGccaaataactttttaaagttctttgaaagttaatgcatatttttatgcTACGTACTATCTTTGTCTTCATAACAGAAGAGGCTAGCAAGGTTTCAATCCTGGAATCATTCTTTCTGATGGACTCATTTATCCCAAACCCGTTAATACaagatttttaaattcttctcaAAATGAACAGTAAACAAGTCATGCAGTTTTACAGAGATGGTTTAAAGGAATTCAAACTGCAAGTCTTATAAAGCCCTTCAAAAACTATTATGTAAAATTAGTTTTGTTACCAGAAGAAATCAAGTGTTGTATCTGATGTCAATCTGTAAGAAGCTATGAGAGCTAGGCAGGAAGTAAACAGCACCTCATTAACATCTCACCGCCAAAACCAGAATCTGTTCCACTCTCACATCTAGCTCTGAAAACCCCTGAGCAGTAAGGGATGGGTTCACTGAACTTTCCATATCACCTAACTTTGTAGATCATCCTCATACTAAATGGGAAAGAATGAAACACCATTTCTGAAGAATGTAGACAAGCTTAACCAAATCTCTCTGAAGGAACTGATGCTACAGGTGAGCTGGTCAACTGTTAAGATTTTTGGAAACTAACGTTTGAGCAAAGTGCCTTACTGAAATCTCCCAGGGAAGCTAACTGGTactacataaaacaaacaaacaaatgtattgggtctggctggaatgttaactttcccagcagcagcccatacagtgccgtactctgtacttgtagctggaacaaaaaaaactcaTGTATTaatcaaattagaaaaaaaaaagaagtaaaagtccaaaacaacagaaataagttattttttgtGAGGAAGGGAGTTTACTAGCTAGGCTGCGAAAAGGGTTGGGCTATAATTTCTGCTATTTGACATGTTCATGACTTATTTATTAGGAATCTGAAGAACTCTTGAAAGAACTCAAGGTCTTGAACGactgatgaaagaaaatattcaatattGGTAAATGCAAAGTCATGTGCATTGAGTAAATATTATAGGAACGCTGTAACTGGAAACATATAGAATTAGGTAATACGTTTTTGGAGTCCCTGTGGACCGGACTCTCAATTGGCAGCTGGACTAGCGGCAGCTCACTCACGCTTCAAAGACAGTTTGCCTTTCTACGTTACGCAGTTGCACCTCGCAGGCTATGCAACAGCCTAACTTCTGGTTACCCTAGGGAGGTAGAAAAGGTGAGCACAGGCACAGACAGCAGgtagagaaagaggaaaaaagacgGCTCCATTGAGCACAAACGCAAGAAAGGGAGATGgcagggtggaaagaggaagaataaCGTTACCAAAATATGTTAAGTAGAGAAGACCAGTGGGGAAAATTATTCATTCTCTTAAAGAGTGAATAATCGACTGCTGATAACATTGCCAAGCAGCATGTTTAGAACAACACAGCCATCTCACAAGAAGCCCAGTGAAACTTGCTGCTACAGGACTGCACAGAGGCTGGAAGCAGACACACGCAGATGGGACTACACAAATACACGCAGGCCAGCTCGCCAGAAATTGCTACAAGGAGAAGACTGGCATGCCCAGCGACCCTCCATAAGAGGGATGCCCAGAGAGACATCTAGTACAGCAACTGCCTgcatgattaaaaaacaaaaaaccagcaAGACACGCACGAGCCACCGCCTGCACTGCTTTCTGTGAGAGCACTGACAcccgctgcccctgcccagctccccgggCCCTCTCTGCGCTCTTCAGCTCAGCCCGGGGCCGCTCCAGCAGCCGGGCTGGCCGGGAGCAGCTCGCAGGCCGGGCGCACACGCGATGCGGGCGGCACCCGCAGCCCTCTGGCTTCTGCCGGCTGCCCCTACCCGGCCTCCGCGGCCAGGGGCGCAGCTCCGCGGTCCcgcccgtcccgtcccgtcccggtTCCCTGGCCGCGCACCCGGCCGCCCCCGAGCCCCATCGCGCCCCCCCCGTGCTCCCCCCTCCACCCCGGCGCCGTTTGAACCCGAAACGGAAATGAGGCCGGCGGCACCGCGGAGAAACGGAAACAAAACacggggcggccccgcggctcGGCTCGGGGCAGGCCGCCCTtacccgccgccgccgccgctccccgggcccggcccggcccggccgcgcgctgccgccgccgcctcctcctcctcctgctcctgccgcgggctccccccccccgccgggtCCCGCCGCCCTGCGGAGGCCGCGGCGCGCGCTCGCGATTGGGCAGCGCGGGGAGGGCGCGCGCGCTCCGAGGcaccgccgctgccgccgccgccacccccCGAGGCCCGGCGAGGGACTACAACTCCCGGCGGCCCCCGCGCGCCGCCCGGCCGGACCGCGCCTTCCCAGCAGCCCCCGCGCTGGTAGTGGTGAGGGTGGCCCGGGCAAGGTGACCGCgctgagggggggggaggcgtTGATTAACGGCTAAATAACGGCTGATTAACGGCTAGTTGCCGCGCTCATTACCCCGTGTACGCGCTCAACGCCCTGTTTACGCGTCTGTACCGGCGGCGGGTGTAGGTAACCGCGTTTTTTCTCGCTTTCAGCCCGACCGGCGGCGCCGCCATGGTCCTGCGCCAGCTGCTGCGCGTCCCGGCCCTGCTGCGCGCCGCCGTCGCGGTGCAGCTGCGGAGGAACGTGGGGCTCTCGGCCGTCGCCTTCAACAGGGCGAAGGAGCTCGACCCGGTGCAGAAGATGTTCCTGGACAAGATCCGGGAGTACAACACCAAGAGCAAGTgagtggggggtggggggctgaAGGCAGGGGGCaaaagtgggggaaaaaggTGATTTTGACAAATTATGGCGTGTGTTAATGTTGTAGTTGGGCCCTGTGCATTGCAGGTGTGCTCCTCTGCCAGCAGGCAACGCCTTGGTAGGTGCTGAGGTCACCGGGGAGCAGACTGAGTTCATTCAAAAGGCATCCGCTTTAATTCACACTCAGGATTTGCCTCCCTCTGGTAATGGAATCAGGACACCCCAAGCTGGGAGGGATCCACAAGAATCAGCCAGCCCgactccagctgtgctgctcccctCTCACCTACTCCTACCTCTTGCACTCTTCCTTATGCAACCAACCACTGATTAACAGGCCTTTGATGGCATGACAGACCATGATAGGCATGATGCAGGGAAACTGTAAAGAGCAGTCTCTTGTTGAGTTTCTCTTTAAACAACCTATGAGACCCCACATAAATCTGGATGAAAGCATTTCACATAATGTTCTTAGCTTTAAAATTGGAAGGCTGgcatgatgattttttttttttttttttttgtagaacaTAATACTCTGGTGCAGTTTTTGCCGGCAGACTTTTTTGGTACAGAAT includes the following:
- the ATP5PF gene encoding ATP synthase-coupling factor 6, mitochondrial, with the translated sequence MVLRQLLRVPALLRAAVAVQLRRNVGLSAVAFNRAKELDPVQKMFLDKIREYNTKSKQAGGPVDVGPEFQKDMNESLARLQRMYGEGDLTKFPEFKFEEPNFEETPK